One region of Sulfurisphaera ohwakuensis genomic DNA includes:
- a CDS encoding lipoate--protein ligase family protein, producing MSWRFISLPPQDGYHMVTSFVAVADYVSRGGKNTLLVFYSDKPFVNVGVHQEVWLEVNLEFTKKMGIPVVRRDLGGGTVVITPGEHDYFIVVKADEAPSSPKALYEKYLTPVVNVLKSYGINAQLRDQDIVVNGKKISGNGAMTYNKAVVITGNILLSLDVDLISKCIRVPTEKFRDKMAKEMSDWLTSLEKELGYIPPREEINKKLKEEFEKSLGVKFEEANLTPEEIELWDRLAKEKMNEEWIYYKDNRHPELHTERCVKINSAVALCHLDYKARKLVRITVKIVNKKFDEVSISGDFFIMSPKDFLEYLEDSLKGASVADFEKNIRKVFEEKKPIIFGFTADDLVNAFKEILNKPEVQEVI from the coding sequence ATGTCCTGGAGGTTTATTTCCCTCCCTCCTCAAGACGGCTATCATATGGTAACATCTTTTGTAGCTGTAGCTGATTATGTCTCAAGAGGAGGGAAAAACACACTTTTAGTTTTTTACTCTGATAAACCTTTTGTTAATGTTGGAGTTCACCAAGAAGTATGGCTAGAAGTAAACCTTGAATTTACTAAGAAAATGGGTATTCCTGTAGTTAGAAGAGATCTTGGTGGTGGAACAGTAGTTATTACACCTGGAGAACATGATTATTTTATTGTTGTTAAAGCTGATGAAGCACCTTCTAGTCCTAAAGCACTTTATGAAAAATACCTTACCCCAGTTGTAAATGTGTTAAAATCTTACGGTATTAACGCACAGCTTAGAGATCAGGATATAGTAGTAAACGGTAAGAAAATTAGTGGAAATGGCGCAATGACCTATAATAAGGCAGTTGTTATTACTGGTAATATTTTACTTAGCCTTGATGTGGATTTAATAAGTAAATGTATTAGAGTACCTACAGAAAAATTCCGAGATAAAATGGCTAAAGAAATGAGTGACTGGTTAACAAGCTTAGAAAAAGAATTAGGATATATTCCACCTAGGGAAGAGATTAATAAAAAGTTAAAAGAAGAATTTGAAAAATCTTTAGGAGTTAAGTTTGAAGAAGCTAATTTAACACCAGAGGAAATAGAACTTTGGGACAGATTAGCTAAAGAGAAGATGAATGAAGAGTGGATTTATTACAAAGATAATAGACATCCAGAATTACATACAGAAAGATGTGTTAAAATTAATAGTGCTGTTGCTTTATGTCACCTAGATTATAAAGCAAGAAAACTAGTTAGGATTACAGTAAAAATAGTAAATAAGAAATTTGATGAAGTTTCTATTTCAGGTGACTTCTTTATAATGTCTCCGAAAGACTTTTTAGAGTATTTAGAAGATTCATTAAAAGGAGCTAGTGTCGCTGATTTTGAAAAAAATATAAGAAAAGTGTTTGAAGAAAAGAAACCAATAATATTTGGTTTTACCGCAGACGATCTAGTTAATGCGTTTAAAGAAATCTTAAATAAACCAGAAGTTCAAGAGGTTATATAG
- a CDS encoding CBS domain-containing protein, whose protein sequence is MLVKDIMTKDVIYVTKGTSIFKALEIMINNNIRRLLVEKDGIITIRDIVYNWRKIDGTVEEIMNKDIVFITPTSDIKEACRIMTSEGIGSLVVGDGVRIVGIVTERDLIRHCKVKGDVKVGDVMNVDPLVATKETKLSDIVDFMKSYWQRHAVIVDEKRPIGVISAKDIGRALLAKRDLTSVKAEGYMTLNVYKVTPDSSLETARLLMAEKNIGFLPVVDALSLLGSLGEREILAVLSI, encoded by the coding sequence ATGTTAGTTAAGGATATTATGACAAAAGATGTGATTTATGTAACTAAAGGTACTTCTATTTTTAAAGCCTTGGAAATTATGATTAATAACAACATAAGGAGGCTTCTAGTTGAAAAAGACGGAATCATAACTATACGTGATATTGTTTACAACTGGAGAAAAATTGATGGGACAGTAGAAGAGATAATGAATAAGGATATTGTTTTCATAACACCTACTTCAGACATAAAAGAGGCTTGTAGAATTATGACAAGTGAGGGAATAGGCTCACTAGTTGTGGGTGATGGAGTTAGAATTGTAGGAATAGTTACCGAAAGGGACTTAATTAGGCACTGTAAAGTTAAAGGAGATGTGAAGGTAGGGGACGTAATGAATGTTGACCCATTAGTTGCAACCAAAGAAACTAAATTATCAGATATTGTTGATTTTATGAAATCTTACTGGCAAAGACATGCAGTAATAGTAGATGAAAAAAGACCGATAGGTGTAATATCAGCAAAAGATATAGGAAGAGCGTTACTGGCAAAAAGGGACTTAACAAGCGTTAAAGCTGAAGGGTATATGACATTAAATGTTTACAAAGTTACTCCAGATTCATCTCTAGAGACTGCTAGATTACTCATGGCTGAGAAAAATATCGGGTTCCTTCCTGTTGTGGATGCTTTATCGTTATTAGGAAGTTTAGGTGAAAGAGAAATATTAGCTGTCTTATCTATATAA
- a CDS encoding OsmC family protein, whose amino-acid sequence MITFTVEGTLEGDKVKVNVKDTEFTIGLLGSDYPTPEEVLLASALSCLMLTVYYVANEKGLRIEKMNGYIEGNLDPKGFQGDPNIPPGFLDISYEIEVKADNKELLEKVLEESERRCPLKDTLTRSIKVNVKWKVI is encoded by the coding sequence ATGATAACTTTTACCGTTGAAGGAACTTTAGAGGGAGATAAAGTAAAAGTAAATGTAAAAGATACTGAATTTACTATAGGCTTACTCGGTTCTGATTATCCAACACCAGAAGAAGTTTTACTTGCTTCAGCCTTATCTTGTCTCATGCTAACAGTTTACTACGTTGCTAATGAAAAAGGGCTAAGAATTGAAAAGATGAATGGATATATTGAAGGAAATCTAGATCCTAAAGGCTTTCAAGGAGATCCTAATATTCCTCCTGGTTTTCTTGATATATCTTATGAAATAGAGGTAAAAGCTGATAATAAAGAGTTATTGGAAAAAGTATTAGAAGAATCTGAGAGGAGGTGTCCTCTTAAAGACACACTAACGAGAAGTATTAAAGTTAATGTGAAATGGAAGGTAATTTAA
- a CDS encoding NRAMP family divalent metal transporter, whose translation MWRKRITTSEKTINFLKVFGPAWLVMMADMDASSIIGAAQTGAVYNYGFVWILLLLIIPLYIIQETSGRIGVATGKGLGEVIRENYSKRVAAIMALPMAITDAFTYAIEYMGIAIGFEVLGIPLIISIPAIFIIHILIVTKQKYVEAERVLLGISLALIVGLTATLFLRGVKDYSPIYFKPSPLFFFLIAANVGAVIMPFMLYFQASATAIKLKEIDAIEYKSQVIKHMRKETLLGAIATEILMVIVEMTFAGIKNASDPSVFASASQLATVMTPIAGDLSPIFFSIGLISAGFLALVVISLGSAWGVVEALGIPKRSAWKIYVIESIPAVLVTLLLPPSMLINTILDLLVFFVYALIGPIIILGIISRNKKIMGEYYSSGIRLVAYWISAIIILSIAIIATF comes from the coding sequence ATGTGGCGTAAAAGAATTACGACAAGTGAAAAAACAATTAATTTCTTAAAAGTCTTTGGTCCTGCATGGCTTGTTATGATGGCTGACATGGATGCTAGTAGCATTATAGGTGCTGCACAGACTGGTGCTGTATATAATTATGGATTTGTATGGATCCTTCTGCTTTTAATAATTCCACTTTATATTATACAAGAGACCTCGGGTAGAATTGGAGTTGCCACGGGTAAAGGTTTAGGAGAAGTAATTAGAGAAAATTACAGTAAAAGAGTTGCAGCAATTATGGCATTACCTATGGCAATAACAGACGCATTTACTTATGCTATAGAATATATGGGGATAGCCATAGGATTTGAGGTGTTGGGAATTCCATTAATTATAAGTATTCCAGCTATTTTTATTATCCACATTCTAATAGTTACGAAACAGAAATATGTAGAAGCAGAAAGAGTTCTTTTAGGTATCTCGCTAGCCCTAATAGTTGGGCTTACAGCTACCCTATTTTTACGAGGAGTAAAAGATTATTCGCCTATCTATTTTAAACCCTCTCCCCTATTCTTTTTTCTTATCGCAGCCAATGTAGGGGCAGTAATAATGCCATTTATGCTATATTTCCAAGCCTCAGCTACAGCGATTAAACTAAAGGAGATTGATGCAATAGAATACAAATCACAAGTTATTAAACATATGAGAAAAGAGACATTACTTGGAGCAATAGCCACTGAAATCTTAATGGTAATTGTAGAAATGACATTTGCCGGGATAAAAAACGCTTCTGATCCATCAGTTTTTGCCAGTGCTTCCCAATTAGCAACCGTAATGACTCCTATAGCTGGTGATCTTTCTCCAATATTTTTCTCCATAGGGCTAATAAGTGCTGGATTCCTTGCATTAGTTGTAATTTCTTTAGGCAGTGCTTGGGGAGTGGTTGAGGCACTCGGAATCCCAAAAAGGAGTGCTTGGAAGATATATGTTATTGAAAGTATACCGGCAGTTTTAGTTACATTACTATTACCTCCTTCCATGTTAATAAATACAATACTTGATCTCCTAGTATTCTTCGTTTATGCTCTAATTGGACCAATAATAATTCTCGGCATAATCTCAAGAAATAAAAAGATCATGGGTGAATATTATTCTAGTGGAATAAGGTTAGTTGCATACTGGATATCAGCAATAATTATACTTTCAATTGCTATTATTGCAACTTTTTAA
- a CDS encoding M28 family peptidase, which yields MLSLEFFPLGEIIHGSDKEKFILSELKEKFGGSLHTIKTKEWVIENFELYVNGKKVNGSLLPYTSGYVKGKVGKEIRYYEMPPHPFMVKDLYDKAVAEGYKGVIFFDQGKLRRISVGSKIPAVFSEVPLKDGDEVEIYSKSYLRENESYNLEVEAIPGEDYIVIGAHVDHWLSGYHDNLFSLDIIEGLKVELKHHGLKFLFFSSEEGPRCCNGSFQHKKDNTFIMISLDALFPNRVVFSATPDLFQFSQFFNVKRIEMPTPFSDHFSYVLEGYPAMVLYNDDLIPWYHSDKDLPLNEDKVYLKEIIQGLRKMLEKTDNVTKEELDKIFFDYAKQQGFEIKERKGSIIPLGLTSTFKKLQ from the coding sequence ATGCTTTCTTTAGAGTTTTTCCCACTGGGGGAGATTATTCATGGTAGTGATAAAGAGAAATTTATCTTGAGCGAGTTAAAAGAAAAGTTCGGTGGTTCTTTACATACTATAAAGACTAAAGAATGGGTAATTGAAAACTTTGAGCTTTATGTAAATGGTAAAAAAGTAAATGGTTCTCTTCTTCCTTATACTTCTGGTTACGTTAAAGGAAAAGTGGGTAAGGAGATTAGGTATTATGAGATGCCCCCTCACCCTTTTATGGTTAAAGACCTTTATGATAAGGCAGTTGCAGAGGGTTATAAAGGCGTTATATTTTTCGATCAGGGAAAACTGAGAAGAATAAGTGTTGGTTCAAAGATCCCTGCTGTGTTTTCTGAAGTACCTTTAAAGGATGGGGATGAAGTTGAGATCTATTCTAAATCTTATTTAAGAGAGAATGAAAGTTATAATTTAGAGGTTGAGGCTATTCCTGGAGAAGATTATATAGTAATTGGTGCTCATGTGGATCACTGGTTAAGCGGTTATCATGATAATCTCTTTTCTCTAGATATAATCGAGGGGTTAAAAGTTGAATTAAAACATCATGGTCTTAAGTTCCTTTTCTTTTCCTCTGAGGAAGGTCCAAGATGTTGTAACGGATCTTTTCAGCATAAAAAAGACAACACTTTTATTATGATTTCTTTAGATGCTCTTTTTCCTAATAGGGTTGTTTTCTCGGCAACTCCAGATTTATTTCAGTTTTCTCAATTCTTTAATGTAAAAAGAATAGAAATGCCAACTCCTTTCTCAGATCACTTCTCTTATGTCTTAGAAGGCTATCCTGCAATGGTACTTTATAATGATGATTTAATTCCCTGGTATCATTCAGATAAGGATTTACCATTAAATGAAGATAAGGTATATCTGAAAGAGATAATACAAGGACTAAGAAAAATGTTAGAGAAGACGGACAACGTTACCAAGGAAGAATTAGATAAAATATTTTTTGATTATGCCAAGCAACAAGGATTTGAAATAAAGGAAAGGAAAGGAAGTATAATACCCTTAGGTTTAACATCAACATTTAAAAAGTTGCAATAA
- a CDS encoding YeeE/YedE thiosulfate transporter family protein produces the protein MITYVAPLWVGIIVGFIIGAAAEAWGIGNPETLIRLAKWEDRLFVDCILLGVAVSTPVMFGLYALGIGFHWSPKPLYVIGVGLGGILFGIGLAIAGYFPGSTWMALGEGRRDAIYAILGGLVGAAAWTALFQTSAGQWLVNTLNFGSVIIGATHPSGKEYLIPWGNLTPVELFLISLVYSAIFFTVAYYLPRYKGGTHSCLRGTLKGQMNDVEKAKRLDTAMYLTYGGLPYEEKSIAKKLNEYWAVESNVTRYYMVSVGAIVGLTVVAEMFMHQIFGESTTYSWMAGALFLPNFKYSQIVFKGIGWEPFSDIGTLLGSFFAAVFLTRRFTAFRKNIPPSWEKRFGNNEAIRALGSFGGTALMMFGARMAGGCASGHILSGALQMSISGLEFGVMVMIAMIITAKVVYKG, from the coding sequence ATGATAACATACGTAGCTCCATTATGGGTTGGAATAATTGTAGGATTTATAATTGGTGCGGCAGCAGAAGCTTGGGGAATTGGGAACCCTGAAACTCTAATAAGGTTAGCAAAATGGGAAGACAGACTATTCGTAGATTGTATATTATTAGGTGTTGCAGTATCTACTCCAGTAATGTTCGGATTATATGCTTTAGGTATAGGATTTCACTGGTCACCAAAGCCTCTATATGTTATTGGAGTAGGTCTAGGAGGTATTCTATTTGGTATTGGATTGGCAATAGCTGGCTATTTCCCAGGTTCAACATGGATGGCTTTAGGTGAAGGTAGAAGGGATGCTATTTATGCAATACTTGGTGGGCTAGTTGGTGCAGCGGCATGGACAGCATTGTTTCAAACTTCTGCTGGACAGTGGTTAGTTAACACTTTGAATTTTGGTAGTGTAATAATTGGAGCAACTCATCCATCTGGAAAAGAATATTTAATACCATGGGGTAATTTGACACCAGTAGAGTTATTCCTAATATCTTTAGTATATTCAGCAATATTCTTTACCGTTGCTTACTATTTACCTAGATATAAGGGTGGGACACATAGTTGCTTAAGAGGTACATTAAAAGGACAAATGAATGATGTTGAAAAAGCTAAAAGATTAGATACTGCAATGTACTTAACATACGGAGGTTTACCATATGAGGAGAAAAGCATTGCAAAGAAATTAAACGAGTACTGGGCAGTTGAATCTAATGTTACAAGATACTACATGGTATCTGTAGGTGCAATAGTAGGTTTAACTGTTGTTGCTGAAATGTTTATGCACCAAATATTCGGAGAATCAACAACATATTCATGGATGGCTGGTGCATTATTCCTTCCGAACTTTAAATATAGTCAAATAGTATTCAAAGGTATTGGTTGGGAGCCATTTAGTGATATAGGTACACTTCTAGGATCATTCTTTGCTGCAGTATTCTTAACTAGAAGGTTTACTGCATTTAGGAAGAATATACCGCCAAGTTGGGAGAAAAGATTTGGTAATAATGAGGCTATTAGAGCTTTAGGTTCATTTGGTGGAACTGCATTAATGATGTTTGGTGCCAGAATGGCTGGTGGATGTGCATCTGGTCATATCTTAAGTGGTGCATTACAAATGTCAATAAGTGGTTTAGAATTTGGTGTAATGGTAATGATTGCTATGATAATTACTGCAAAAGTTGTATATAAGGGGTGA
- a CDS encoding PhoH family protein produces the protein MIKPLTSSQEEVLKALNDDKYQIVGIFGPTGTGKTLLTLSYGIDVIKQGKFKKFIIVKPIVDIVTKKEITATELPNYHEVILSYIKDVLGPEYSTTVDELYKSGRIEILDSRLLRGRTFDDSIIFIDEVQELQPESIIELIIRIGRNSKLVVAGDPVFQSLQMKTIKDPSELVREVLLNEEDAKVIDLGVKDIIRAGAKRGLRLLIEYRLRSRMLSEEENKVLNVTKAHAPDADIITVVDLSEEKKKLGLDNLTTVPDSIIVVKEGNIGRLVGKGGERINSTEKEIGKKLRALELSLDFKEYIRAVHPLPWVVKHIEDADFKGNELVVQIKKETGAFMGQKGSYVRFVDEAIRKLLGVGIRVIAKENENS, from the coding sequence ATGATTAAGCCTCTTACTTCTTCTCAGGAAGAGGTTTTAAAAGCTCTTAATGATGATAAGTATCAGATTGTAGGGATATTTGGACCCACTGGTACTGGAAAGACTTTATTAACATTATCATATGGTATAGATGTTATTAAGCAAGGAAAATTTAAGAAATTCATTATAGTAAAGCCAATAGTAGATATTGTTACTAAAAAGGAAATTACTGCTACTGAATTACCTAATTATCACGAGGTTATATTAAGTTATATAAAAGATGTTCTTGGACCCGAGTATTCAACTACTGTAGATGAATTATATAAAAGTGGAAGGATTGAAATTCTTGATTCAAGATTACTTAGAGGAAGAACGTTTGATGACTCAATTATTTTCATTGACGAAGTCCAAGAACTTCAGCCAGAGAGTATAATTGAGCTAATAATCAGAATTGGAAGAAATAGTAAGCTAGTAGTTGCTGGAGATCCAGTCTTCCAGTCACTTCAAATGAAAACAATTAAAGATCCTTCAGAGTTAGTTAGGGAAGTTTTATTAAATGAAGAGGATGCTAAAGTAATAGATCTTGGAGTTAAAGATATTATAAGGGCTGGTGCAAAGAGAGGTTTAAGACTTCTAATTGAGTATAGGTTAAGGAGTAGAATGTTATCGGAGGAAGAGAATAAGGTACTGAATGTTACTAAAGCTCATGCTCCAGATGCAGATATAATAACTGTTGTAGATTTGTCTGAGGAGAAAAAGAAACTAGGACTAGATAATTTGACTACAGTACCTGATAGTATAATAGTAGTAAAGGAAGGAAATATCGGTAGATTAGTGGGAAAAGGTGGTGAAAGAATTAATTCAACCGAAAAGGAAATTGGGAAAAAACTTAGGGCTTTAGAATTATCGCTTGATTTCAAGGAGTATATAAGAGCAGTTCATCCTCTCCCTTGGGTTGTCAAGCATATTGAAGATGCTGATTTTAAAGGAAACGAATTGGTAGTACAGATCAAGAAAGAGACTGGGGCCTTTATGGGACAAAAGGGTTCTTATGTGAGATTTGTTGATGAAGCCATTAGAAAACTTTTAGGTGTAGGTATAAGAGTTATAGCGAAGGAGAATGAAAATAGTTAG
- a CDS encoding exodeoxyribonuclease III: MKIVSWNVNGLKAITRKGALESVLNYDAILLQEIRSSDLPLDLLMSGFNIASFPAKKKGYSGVMTLTREKPKSIIKGLNVKEFDEEGRTVTVELEKFYLINAYFPRAGDGLSRLDFKISFDNKIEEFMDQLRRTKPVIICGDFNAVVERRDSSFWDENEPGLSPKEREWMNHILKKGYIDAYRFINPTKIEYSWRSYRFKWKAMRIDYCLVSEELKDKIRDCKILNVSGSDHYPILLEIEV, encoded by the coding sequence ATGAAAATAGTTAGTTGGAATGTTAATGGGCTTAAGGCTATAACTAGAAAAGGAGCTTTAGAATCTGTATTAAATTACGATGCTATTTTATTACAAGAGATTCGTAGTAGTGATTTACCCTTAGATTTGTTAATGAGCGGATTTAACATTGCTTCTTTTCCAGCTAAGAAGAAGGGGTATAGCGGTGTTATGACATTAACGAGAGAAAAACCTAAAAGTATAATAAAAGGCTTAAACGTTAAGGAATTTGATGAAGAAGGAAGAACTGTTACAGTTGAGTTGGAAAAATTTTATTTAATCAATGCTTATTTTCCTAGAGCAGGAGATGGGCTTAGTAGATTAGATTTTAAAATATCTTTTGATAATAAAATTGAAGAATTTATGGACCAGCTAAGAAGAACAAAACCAGTTATTATTTGCGGTGATTTTAATGCTGTGGTGGAAAGAAGGGATTCTTCTTTTTGGGATGAAAATGAACCGGGTCTTTCGCCTAAAGAAAGAGAATGGATGAACCACATCTTGAAAAAAGGATATATTGATGCTTATAGGTTTATTAACCCTACAAAAATTGAATATAGTTGGAGGAGCTATAGATTTAAATGGAAAGCTATGAGAATAGATTATTGTTTAGTTTCTGAAGAATTAAAGGATAAAATTAGGGATTGCAAAATATTAAATGTATCTGGCTCTGATCACTATCCTATTCTTCTTGAAATAGAAGTCTGA